A single window of Colletotrichum higginsianum IMI 349063 chromosome 8, whole genome shotgun sequence DNA harbors:
- a CDS encoding Complex 1 protein, whose product MSTRQAALSLYRRSLKLALDWAVHRHLWRGQALYIRSLFEANRNVTDSRQKRELLAQTEKLLAKWKHPEPYVHPTAPGGSKYERNLRAPILDPPPPLKF is encoded by the exons ATGTCGACCCGTCAAGCGGCACT CTCGCTGTATCGCCGGTCGCTGAAGCTGGCCCTCGATTGGGCTGTCCACCGCCATCTTTGGAGAGGCCAGGCGTTATACATCCGGTCACTGTTCGAGGCGAACCGCAATGTGACGGATTCCCGACAAAAGAGG GAGCTTTTGGCCCAGACGGAGAAGCTACTGGCAAAGTGGAAGCACCCCGAACCCTACGTGCACCCGACTGCACCCGGTG GATCCAAGTACGAGCGCAACCTACGTGCACCTATTCTCGACC CGCCACCCCCATTGAAGTTCTGA
- a CDS encoding Histone H2A: MTGGGKSGGKASGSKNAQSRSSKAGLAFPVGRVHRLLRKGNYAQRVGAGAPVYLAAVLEYLAAEILELAGNAARDNKKTRIIPRHLQLAIRNDEELNKLLGHVTIAQGGVLPNIHQNLLPKKTGKGKNLSQEL; this comes from the exons ATGACTGGAGGCGGCAAgtccggcggcaaggccaGCGGTTCTAAGAACGCGCAATC TCGTTCCTCCAAGGCCGGTCTCGCTTTCCCCGTCGGCCGTGTCCACCGTCTCCTCCGCAAGGGTAACTACGCTCAGCGTGTTGGTGCCGGTGCTCCCGTCTACCTCGCTGCCGTTCTCGAGTACCTCGCTGCTGAGATTCTCGAGTTGGCTGGCAATGCCGCCCGCGACAACAAGAAGACCCGTATCATCCCCCGTCATCTTCAGCTCGCTATCCGGAACGATGAGGAGTTGAACAAGCTCTTGGGTCATGTTACTATTGCCCAGGGTGGTGTTCTGCCCAACATTCACCAGA ACCTGTTGCCCAAGAAGAccggcaagggcaagaacCTGAGCCAAGAGCTGTAA
- a CDS encoding Histone H2B, translating to MPPKAADKKPASKAPATASKAPEKKDAGKKTAASGDKKKRTKSRKETYSSYIYKVLKQVHPDTGISNRAMSILNSFVNDIFERVASEASKLAAYNKKSTISSREIQTSVRLILPGELAKHAVSEGTKAVTKYSSSTK from the exons ATGCCccccaaggccgccgacaAGAAGCCCGCCTCCAAGGCCCCTGCCACCGCCTCCAAGGCTcccgagaagaaggatgcTGGCAAGAAGACCGCTGCCTCtggcgacaagaagaagcgcacCAAGTCTCGCAAGGAGACCTACTCTTCCTACATCTACAAGG TCTTGAAGCAGGTCCACCCCGACACTGGTATCTCCAACCGCGCCATGTCCATTCTCAACTCTTTCGTCAATG ACATCTTCGAGCGCGTCGCTTCCGAGGCCTCCAAGCTTGCTGCCTACAACAAGAAGTCCACCATCTCCTCTCGCGAGATCCAGACATC TGTCCGCCTCATCCTGCCCGGTGAGCTGGCCAAGCACGCTGTCTCGGAAGGCACCAAGGCCGTCACCAAGTACTCTTCTTCCACGAAATAA